From Demequina lutea, a single genomic window includes:
- a CDS encoding DUF3566 domain-containing protein: MTSTTGVSTPRADEVGAPARSVAGAIGIGKLKGLASEKMKANDAKAPVPGAPRRVRVLLSRIDPWSTLKIGFLASIAIGIMNVVAVWVLWTALNDMATFGTIQQWVSKLFPPDQQVSILQFFNLTKVMSATVLIAVVNVVLISGLSVIAAFIYNMIARVVGGVYLTLTDD; the protein is encoded by the coding sequence GTGACGTCGACGACAGGCGTTTCGACGCCGCGCGCCGACGAGGTGGGCGCGCCCGCACGTTCCGTCGCGGGAGCGATCGGCATCGGCAAACTCAAGGGCCTCGCTTCCGAAAAGATGAAGGCGAACGACGCCAAGGCCCCGGTTCCCGGTGCGCCACGCAGGGTGCGGGTGTTGCTGTCGCGCATCGACCCGTGGTCGACCCTCAAGATCGGCTTCTTGGCCTCGATTGCTATCGGCATCATGAACGTGGTCGCCGTGTGGGTTCTGTGGACCGCGCTCAATGACATGGCGACGTTCGGCACCATTCAGCAGTGGGTATCCAAGCTGTTCCCGCCGGATCAGCAGGTCAGCATCCTCCAGTTCTTCAACCTCACCAAGGTCATGTCGGCCACTGTTCTGATCGCCGTGGTGAACGTCGTGCTGATTTCCGGGCTGTCCGTGATTGCGGCCTTCATCTACAACATGATTGCCCGTGTGGTCGGCGGCGTGTACCTGACGCTGACTGACGACTAG
- a CDS encoding ABC transporter permease codes for MVAELRRNVWLYRRSLGAHFRSTLEYEADFWIMSVAAIFSQGVGVAFLWAIFRAVPDINGWQFWDIVFIYSLVAIGEGISVLFGQGIWSLSVIVNLGGFDALLVRPFYPLLQVMSSQIGMNGLGNMALGGALLVSSITQIDVAWTPSVVAMAIVLLFSAPLVKVGLNIITNCAAFWLRTPWSMFAFAMHSFGELARYPITIYGPVIRLVLSVVLPYAFMSFYPAVSITSRGSAPWIGYFTPLVAAYCLYLGVRVFRLGVARYESAGH; via the coding sequence ATGGTGGCTGAGCTTCGCAGGAACGTCTGGCTCTATCGCAGAAGCCTGGGCGCCCATTTCCGCTCGACGCTCGAGTACGAAGCGGACTTCTGGATCATGTCGGTGGCGGCCATCTTCAGCCAAGGCGTGGGCGTGGCGTTCTTGTGGGCGATCTTCCGCGCGGTCCCCGACATCAACGGGTGGCAGTTCTGGGACATCGTCTTCATCTACTCCCTGGTCGCCATTGGCGAGGGTATCTCCGTCCTCTTTGGACAGGGGATCTGGTCGCTGTCGGTCATCGTGAACCTCGGTGGATTCGACGCGCTCCTCGTCCGACCGTTCTACCCGCTCCTTCAGGTGATGAGCTCGCAAATCGGAATGAACGGTCTTGGCAACATGGCCCTCGGCGGAGCCTTGCTCGTCTCCTCGATTACTCAGATAGACGTCGCCTGGACGCCGAGCGTGGTGGCGATGGCGATTGTTCTTCTGTTCAGCGCGCCGCTCGTAAAGGTCGGACTCAACATCATCACCAACTGCGCGGCCTTCTGGTTGCGAACGCCGTGGTCGATGTTCGCTTTCGCCATGCACTCGTTTGGTGAGCTCGCCAGGTACCCCATCACGATCTACGGTCCGGTGATCCGCCTCGTCCTGTCCGTGGTGCTTCCCTACGCGTTCATGAGCTTCTATCCTGCGGTCAGCATCACGTCGCGTGGATCCGCGCCGTGGATTGGGTACTTCACCCCATTGGTTGCTGCGTACTGCCTGTATCTAGGCGTCAGGGTGTTCCGCCTTGGCGTGGCGCGCTACGAGAGCGCGGGGCACTAG
- a CDS encoding ABC transporter permease — MIATVARDTRANIAIARTAFRSLVAYQMSFLFGLLAAAVSALAMLYLWRSVLAAGARGGFTWPDMKAYLLVAFVAGSLVSAYVDYRIAGRIRQGDVALDFVRPVGYQRARFIETLGFGVYELFTGVVVALVAAVAFGGIRGVPSGSIIPFVMSALLVLPLRFGIVYISGLVVFWTRNYIGVQAARIALVTLFSGALVPLALFPDWLHTIASYLPFAGMASTPALIYVGHLTGGAAWTAILVQAAWAIGLWLAGAALWSVASRQVTIHGG; from the coding sequence ATGATCGCGACGGTCGCGCGGGATACTCGCGCGAATATCGCCATCGCTCGCACGGCGTTTCGAAGCCTCGTGGCCTACCAGATGAGCTTCCTCTTTGGACTGTTGGCGGCCGCGGTTTCCGCGCTGGCGATGCTGTACCTGTGGCGATCGGTGCTCGCGGCCGGGGCGCGCGGAGGATTCACGTGGCCGGACATGAAGGCGTACTTGCTGGTCGCCTTCGTCGCGGGCTCCCTCGTTTCCGCGTACGTCGACTATCGAATCGCCGGCCGGATCAGGCAGGGCGATGTCGCGCTGGACTTCGTGCGGCCGGTTGGCTACCAACGCGCCCGGTTCATCGAGACCCTGGGGTTCGGGGTTTACGAACTCTTCACGGGCGTCGTGGTCGCCCTTGTCGCCGCCGTGGCGTTCGGGGGCATCCGCGGGGTGCCGTCCGGATCGATCATTCCCTTTGTGATGTCCGCCCTTCTCGTGCTCCCGCTGCGGTTCGGCATCGTGTACATCAGCGGACTGGTCGTGTTCTGGACGCGCAACTACATCGGCGTGCAGGCGGCACGGATTGCCCTCGTGACCCTGTTCTCGGGCGCACTGGTTCCACTCGCGCTCTTTCCCGACTGGCTCCACACCATCGCTTCGTACCTCCCGTTTGCAGGGATGGCGTCGACGCCCGCGTTGATCTACGTGGGGCACCTCACGGGTGGCGCTGCATGGACGGCGATCCTGGTCCAGGCCGCCTGGGCCATCGGGCTTTGGCTGGCCGGAGCCGCCCTGTGGAGCGTTGCTAGCAGGCAGGTGACGATCCATGGTGGCTGA